The following coding sequences are from one Gossypium hirsutum isolate 1008001.06 chromosome A12, Gossypium_hirsutum_v2.1, whole genome shotgun sequence window:
- the LOC107929471 gene encoding protein phosphatase 2C 57, producing the protein MALPTHQLQRFLAIEFNFISNPKIAYRNQLTATTAVRSSPRSPCRCSAIAINAPSSLTDVSGIRWGSTSVQGRREEMEDDLVIRSDGLDGFSFAAVFDGHGGVASVKYLRDELYKECVTALQGGILLNEGDFNVIKKGLAEAFQNADKKLLNWLEKIGDGDDESGSTATVMLIGNEVLFISHVGDSCVVLSCAGKVQVLTDSHRPYGSNKASLQEIRRIREAGGWISNGRICGDIAVSRAFGDTRFKTKKNEMLKKGVEEKRWSEKFISRVVFNDDLVIASPDTFKVALGSDAEFVLLASDGLWDYINSSDAVAFVRNQLREHGDVQVACDALAQAALDKGSEDNVSIIIADFGHTEWQKLPVEQQNFLFEFGQAIATVGVVSLGIWLSSQVSF; encoded by the exons ATGGCGTTACCTACTCATCAGTTACAGAGATTCCTTGCAATCGAGTTCAATTTCATCTCCAATCCCAAAATCGCTTACAGGAACCAACTAACCGCAACAACGGCAGTAAGATCTAGTCCAAGAAGCCCCTGCCGTTGCTCCGCGATTGCAATAAACGCTCCTTCTTCGCTAACGGATGTTTCCGGGATCCGTTGGGGGTCGACGAGTGTGCAGGGCAGGCGCGAAGAGATGGAGGATGATTTAGTTATACGATCGGACGGTCTTGATGGATTCTCGTTCGCTGCCGTCTTTGATGGCCACGGCGGCGTAGCTTCCGTCAAGTATCTCAG GGATGAGCTGTACAAAGAGTGTGTTACAGCTTTACAAGGTGGAATTTTGTTGAACGAAGGAGATTTCAACGTTATTAAGAAGGGGTTAGCGGAAGCTTTTCAAAATGCTGATAAAAAGTTGCTCAACTG GCTTGAAAAGATTGGAGACGGCGACGATGAATCCGGTTCAACCGCCACAGTCATGTTAATTGGAAATGAAGTGCTCTTCATTTCTCATGTTGGTGATTCTTGTGTG GTTTTGTCTTGTGCTGGAAAAGTACAAGTCTTGACTGATTCTCATCGACCCTATGGCAGCAACAAGGCCTCTTTGCAAGAAATTAGAAGAATCAGAGAAGCAGGTGGATGG ATTAGCAATGGTAGGATTTGTGGTGACATAGCTGTATCCCGTGCTTTTGGCGACACTCGATTTAAAACGAAGAAGAACGA AATGCTGAAGAAGGGAGTTGAAGAAAAGAGATGGTCTGAAAAATTTATTTCTCG tGTAGTGTTCAATGATGACTTGGTCATAGCATCTCCAGACACTTTTAAAGTAGCTCTTGGATCAGATGCAGAATTTGTCCTGTTGGCATCTGATGGTTTATGGGATTACATAAACAG TTCAGACGCAGTTGCTTTTGTTCGAAATCAATTACGAGAACATGGAGATGTTCAG GTAGCATGTGATGCACTTGCACAAGCCGCTCTG GATAAAGGCTCAGAAGACAATGTCAGCATTATCATAGCTGATTTCGG GCATACTGAATGGCAGAAATTGCCAGTTGAGCAACAAAATTTTCTGTTTGAATTTGGCCAAGCTATAGCTACAGTAGGGGTCGTGTCACTTGGAATATGGTTGTCATCTCAggtttctttttga
- the LOC107929551 gene encoding protein PLASTID TRANSCRIPTIONALLY ACTIVE 7 isoform X2, whose protein sequence is MAFAISNPTSIASSVSPSLLKSTQARARTNSWRLNTHHLNSQVVSRLKSEGGGRRVWRRRKLAKKDEMLQYKLERMPFLEEQVRKIREGGKLLTMDIERLLLSEDNRFDFVNDVAAEAKEYVENNRDEYGGSKKAILHVLSNRVNDSGFYRPDAYAESDPFKPGPTFLKEEFT, encoded by the exons ATGGCCTTTGCTATTTCCAATCCAACTTCCATTGCTTCTTCAGTGTCACCATCGCTACTTAAATCG ACCCAAGCGAGAGCAAGGACTAATTCATGGCGTCTTAACACCCACCATTTAAACTCACAG gTTGTTTCCCGGTTAAAAAGTGAGGGCGGTGGTCGCCGTGTTTGGCGCCGGAGAAAATTg GCGAAGAAGGATGAAATGTTGCAGTACAAGTTGGAGAGGATGCCGTTCTTAGAGGAGCAAGTTCGGAAGATAAGGGAAGGAGGGAAACTGTTGACGATGGACATTGAGAGACTGTTGCTATCTGAGGACAATCGTTTTGATTTTGTGAATGATGTAGCGGCTGAGGCCAAAGAATATGTTGAGAATAACCGGGATGAATATGGAGGTTCGAAGAAAGCTATACTTCATGTGCTTAGTAACCGTGTCAATGATTCGGGGTTTTACCGGCCGGATGCTTATGCCGAATCTGACCCTTTCAAGCCTGGACCTACTTTTTTGAAGGAAGAATTTACATAA
- the LOC107929551 gene encoding protein PLASTID TRANSCRIPTIONALLY ACTIVE 7 isoform X1, translated as MAFAISNPTSIASSVSPSLLKSQTQARARTNSWRLNTHHLNSQVVSRLKSEGGGRRVWRRRKLAKKDEMLQYKLERMPFLEEQVRKIREGGKLLTMDIERLLLSEDNRFDFVNDVAAEAKEYVENNRDEYGGSKKAILHVLSNRVNDSGFYRPDAYAESDPFKPGPTFLKEEFT; from the exons ATGGCCTTTGCTATTTCCAATCCAACTTCCATTGCTTCTTCAGTGTCACCATCGCTACTTAAATCG CAGACCCAAGCGAGAGCAAGGACTAATTCATGGCGTCTTAACACCCACCATTTAAACTCACAG gTTGTTTCCCGGTTAAAAAGTGAGGGCGGTGGTCGCCGTGTTTGGCGCCGGAGAAAATTg GCGAAGAAGGATGAAATGTTGCAGTACAAGTTGGAGAGGATGCCGTTCTTAGAGGAGCAAGTTCGGAAGATAAGGGAAGGAGGGAAACTGTTGACGATGGACATTGAGAGACTGTTGCTATCTGAGGACAATCGTTTTGATTTTGTGAATGATGTAGCGGCTGAGGCCAAAGAATATGTTGAGAATAACCGGGATGAATATGGAGGTTCGAAGAAAGCTATACTTCATGTGCTTAGTAACCGTGTCAATGATTCGGGGTTTTACCGGCCGGATGCTTATGCCGAATCTGACCCTTTCAAGCCTGGACCTACTTTTTTGAAGGAAGAATTTACATAA